Part of the Lichenicola cladoniae genome is shown below.
ATGTGGTCAGCCGGACCGCCGCACGCATTTTCCTGCCGCTCACCGTCGGAGGTGGAATTCGCACCACCGGCGACATGCGCCGGCTTCTGCTGGCCGGTGCCGACAAATGCGCGATGAACTCGGCCGCGGTCTCGAGGCCGGAACTGGTTTCCGAGGCAGCACTCAAGTTCGGCAGCCAGTGCGTGGTGGTGGGCGTCGATGCACGCTCGGACGGACATGGCGGCTGGGAGGTGTTCACCCATGGCGGCCGTACCGGCACCGGGCTGGATGCGGTGGCGTGGTGCCGCCAGGTGGCCGCGCGCGGCGCCGGCGAGATCCTGCTGACCAGCATGGACCGTGACGGCACCGGACAGGGGTTCGACCTCGACCTGCTGCGGGCGGTGTGCGGCGCGGTGACCGTGCCGGTGGTGGCGTCGGGCGGCGTCGGCACGCCGACCCATTTTGTCGAAGGCGCCGAGGCCGGTGCATCCGGTCTGCTGGCCGCCAGCGTGTTCCATTTCGGGCAGCTCACCATTGCCCAGGTCAAGCAGGCGCTGCGCGATGCCGGCCTGCCGGTCCGGCCACCCGTATCCAGTCAGGATTTCGACCGATGACCAAGCCGCCGAAACGCGACGCCAAGGCTCCGAAGAACACCGTTCCGGGGAAGAAAACCGCCATCGGTGGCAAGGCGCTCGCGGTCGAGAAAAGTGCGATACCGAGGGTCGAAGGCCGGCGTGTGGTCAGCAAGAAGCTGGCGAAGACCGCCGCGTTCGACATGTCCGGAGCGACCGCCGAC
Proteins encoded:
- the hisF gene encoding imidazole glycerol phosphate synthase subunit HisF, with amino-acid sequence MLKLRVIPCLDVKDGRVVKGVNFVSLRDAGDPVEQAAVYDAAGADELTFLDITASHEQRDTILDVVSRTAARIFLPLTVGGGIRTTGDMRRLLLAGADKCAMNSAAVSRPELVSEAALKFGSQCVVVGVDARSDGHGGWEVFTHGGRTGTGLDAVAWCRQVAARGAGEILLTSMDRDGTGQGFDLDLLRAVCGAVTVPVVASGGVGTPTHFVEGAEAGASGLLAASVFHFGQLTIAQVKQALRDAGLPVRPPVSSQDFDR